The following are from one region of the Streptomyces changanensis genome:
- a CDS encoding sensor histidine kinase — protein MTETTQRIQGARSPELHHAVGILRGLREHLIQDATSYRPLPPMSPDGPVTRRLPEGIRRYVVWLPHAAVCAAALLVLSVAFERGPFIVGFIPAAAILLTLVRPVAAFWGSLFAATLCAVIAGPWDGRPWTPVTLVSHVIVLTVVAARTQPRTAAWMWVVTGAYGFFSGAVLGGDDGSTTAALLFVSALVLLTVTVLHVRREAKEEVTAERTVTAHERSMRTLLEERTTIARELHDVVAHHMSVVAIQAEAAPYRVENPPPELEQAFVTIRENAVAALAELRRVLGVVRAEDYEAPDAPQPTLADLDGLLANVRDAGLIVDKAVTGAARELPQGVELSAYRIVQEALSNVLRHAPGAAARVEIAYVLGGLGLRVVNGPPRGLVKPSPGAGHGITGMRERVAMLNGELTAGPTDDGGYEVTAFVPVTKDEAAA, from the coding sequence GTGACCGAGACGACGCAGCGCATCCAGGGCGCCCGCAGCCCGGAGCTCCACCACGCCGTGGGGATCCTCCGGGGTCTGCGCGAACACCTCATCCAGGACGCCACGAGCTACCGCCCCCTCCCGCCCATGTCCCCCGACGGCCCCGTGACGCGCAGGCTGCCGGAGGGGATACGCCGGTACGTGGTGTGGCTCCCGCACGCGGCGGTCTGCGCGGCGGCGCTGCTGGTGCTCAGCGTGGCGTTCGAGCGCGGGCCGTTCATCGTCGGCTTCATCCCCGCGGCGGCCATCCTGCTGACGCTGGTGCGGCCGGTGGCGGCGTTCTGGGGGTCGCTCTTCGCCGCGACCTTGTGCGCGGTGATCGCCGGACCGTGGGACGGCCGGCCGTGGACGCCCGTCACGCTCGTCTCGCACGTCATCGTGCTGACCGTCGTCGCCGCGCGGACCCAGCCGCGCACGGCCGCCTGGATGTGGGTGGTGACCGGGGCGTACGGGTTCTTCTCGGGCGCGGTCCTCGGCGGGGACGACGGTTCCACCACCGCGGCGCTGCTCTTCGTCTCCGCGCTCGTCCTCCTCACGGTGACCGTCCTGCACGTGCGGCGGGAGGCGAAGGAGGAGGTGACCGCGGAGCGCACGGTCACCGCGCACGAGCGGTCCATGCGGACCCTGCTGGAGGAGCGCACCACCATCGCGCGCGAGCTGCACGACGTGGTCGCCCACCACATGTCGGTCGTCGCCATCCAGGCGGAGGCCGCCCCGTACCGGGTGGAGAACCCGCCGCCCGAGCTGGAGCAGGCGTTCGTGACGATCCGCGAGAACGCGGTGGCCGCCCTGGCCGAGCTGCGGCGCGTCCTGGGCGTCGTCCGCGCGGAGGACTACGAGGCCCCCGACGCCCCGCAGCCGACCCTCGCCGACCTGGACGGGCTGCTGGCCAATGTCCGCGACGCGGGTCTGATCGTCGACAAGGCGGTCACCGGCGCCGCGCGCGAGCTGCCGCAGGGCGTGGAGCTGTCCGCGTACCGCATCGTGCAGGAGGCGCTCAGCAACGTCCTGCGGCACGCGCCGGGCGCGGCGGCGCGCGTGGAGATCGCGTACGTGCTGGGCGGGCTCGGCCTGCGGGTCGTGAACGGCCCGCCGCGCGGCCTCGTCAAGCCCTCCCCGGGCGCGGGCCACGGCATCACCGGCATGCGGGAGCGGGTGGCGATGCTGAACGGCGAGCTGACCGCCGGGCCGACGGACGACGGCGGCTACGAGGTGACGGCGTTCGTGCCGGTGACGAAGGACGAGGCGGCGGCGTGA
- a CDS encoding response regulator: protein MTIRVLVVDDQVMVREGFSVLLNAMPGIEVVGEAVNGREAIRQVAALRPDVVLMDIRMPEMNGIDATREIVAADGDAKVLVLTTFDLDEYVYQALRAGASGFLLKDASARQLADGVRVVAEGEALLAPTVTRRLITEFAKRAESPRPAALSQVGDLTERETEVLVLIAQGLSNAEIAAHLVVAESTIKTHVSRILVKLGLRDRTQAAVFAYEARLVTPG from the coding sequence GTGACGATCAGGGTCCTGGTGGTGGACGACCAGGTGATGGTCCGCGAGGGCTTCTCGGTCCTGCTGAACGCGATGCCCGGCATCGAGGTCGTCGGCGAGGCCGTGAACGGCCGCGAGGCGATCCGCCAGGTGGCGGCGCTGCGCCCGGACGTCGTGCTCATGGACATCCGCATGCCGGAGATGAACGGCATCGACGCGACCCGGGAGATCGTCGCCGCCGACGGTGACGCGAAGGTGCTCGTCCTGACCACCTTCGACCTCGACGAGTACGTCTACCAGGCCCTGCGCGCCGGCGCGTCCGGGTTCCTGCTGAAGGACGCCTCGGCCCGGCAACTGGCGGACGGAGTGCGGGTGGTGGCGGAGGGCGAGGCGCTCCTCGCGCCGACGGTCACCCGCCGGCTGATCACCGAGTTCGCCAAGCGCGCCGAGTCGCCGCGACCGGCCGCGCTGTCCCAGGTCGGCGACCTGACGGAACGCGAGACGGAGGTCCTGGTGCTGATCGCGCAGGGCCTGTCCAACGCGGAGATCGCCGCGCACCTGGTGGTGGCGGAGTCGACGATCAAGACGCACGTCAGCCGGATCCTGGTGAAGCTCGGCCTGCGCGACCGCACCCAGGCGGCGGTCTTCGCCTACGAGGCCCGCCTGGTCACCCCGGGCTAG
- a CDS encoding cytochrome P450 codes for MVMSFDPLAPGFVADPYPAYAELRARGRVHWYEPTRQYLVPHHADVSALLRDRRLGRTYLHRFTHEEFGRTPPPAAHEPFHVLNGHGLLDLEAPDHTRIRRLVAKAFTPRTVERLVPVVERLAAELVDGLLADGGGDLLTRVAEPLPVAVIAEMLGIPVADRPLLRPWSAAICGMFELNPDEETARRAVAASVEFSAYLRELIARRRQDPGDDLVSALIAAHDEGDRLTAQEMVSTCVLLLNAGHEATVNTTVNGWWTLFRHPDRLAELRAGRVALSTAVEELLRHDTPLQMFERWVLDDIEIGDVTVPRGSEVALLFGSANRDPARFDHPDRLDLGRADNPHVSFGAGVHYCLGAPLARLELTATFRELLRRAPRLRPVEEPRWRPGYVIRGLEELRVAL; via the coding sequence ATGGTCATGTCGTTCGACCCCTTGGCGCCCGGGTTCGTCGCGGATCCGTACCCCGCGTACGCGGAGCTCCGTGCCCGGGGGCGCGTCCACTGGTACGAGCCCACCCGCCAGTACCTGGTGCCGCACCACGCGGACGTCTCCGCCCTGCTGCGCGACCGGCGCCTGGGGCGGACGTACCTGCACCGCTTCACGCACGAGGAGTTCGGCCGGACCCCGCCGCCCGCCGCGCACGAGCCGTTCCACGTGCTCAACGGCCACGGTCTGCTCGACCTGGAGGCGCCGGACCACACCCGCATCCGCCGCCTGGTGGCGAAGGCGTTCACGCCCCGCACCGTCGAGCGGCTGGTGCCCGTCGTCGAGCGGCTCGCCGCGGAGCTCGTGGACGGCCTCCTCGCGGACGGCGGCGGCGACCTCCTCACCCGCGTCGCCGAGCCGCTGCCGGTGGCGGTCATCGCGGAGATGCTGGGCATCCCCGTCGCGGACCGCCCCCTGCTGCGCCCCTGGTCGGCGGCGATCTGCGGCATGTTCGAGCTGAACCCCGACGAGGAGACGGCCCGCCGGGCGGTCGCCGCGTCCGTCGAGTTCTCGGCGTACCTGCGGGAGCTGATCGCCCGGCGGCGGCAGGACCCCGGCGACGACCTGGTGTCCGCGCTGATCGCCGCCCACGACGAGGGCGACCGGCTGACCGCGCAGGAGATGGTGTCGACGTGCGTGCTGCTGCTGAACGCGGGCCACGAGGCGACCGTCAACACCACCGTCAACGGCTGGTGGACCCTGTTCCGCCACCCGGACCGGCTCGCGGAGCTGCGCGCCGGCCGGGTGGCGCTGTCCACGGCCGTGGAGGAGCTGCTGCGCCACGACACGCCGCTCCAGATGTTCGAGCGCTGGGTGCTGGACGACATCGAGATCGGTGACGTGACCGTTCCGCGCGGCTCCGAGGTGGCGCTGCTCTTCGGCTCCGCCAACCGCGACCCGGCCCGCTTCGACCACCCCGACCGCCTCGACCTGGGCCGCGCCGACAACCCGCACGTCAGCTTCGGGGCGGGTGTCCACTACTGCCTGGGCGCGCCGCTGGCCCGGCTGGAGCTCACCGCCACCTTCCGCGAGCTCCTGCGCCGGGCCCCGCGGCTGCGCCCGGTGGAGGAGCCGCGGTGGCGGCCCGGGTACGTGATCCGGGGCCTGGAGGAGCTGCGCGTCGCCCTGTGA
- a CDS encoding ABC transporter permease, with product MLPVWVLVLGTMVVSGAGSIEALYGTAAERAEVAASMTANSSLRSMYGPVFGDSTGALVAWRFGVFAAVLAAVMSLVVVVRHTREEEETGRQELLSAAMVGRRAPLTAALLAALVGNTALALVITAGLAGRGAGSALALGLAVGLTGMVFATTAAITAQLTEGARLAKGLAAAVLGAAFVLRAAGDAGSADGGSVLTWLSPVGWAENVRAFAGDRWWVLLLPVAAVLVQGAAAYGLTGRRDIGMSFLPSRPGPAEGRLATAGALAWRLQRGGLAGWTVGFLVAGLVFGGMVEGAADLVGDNEQARAIFQRMGGAQAVSDAFLAALLGMFGMVASLYAVGSVLRLHGEETSQRAEPVLAGAVGRLRWAAGHLVVAFAGAVVLLFAAGLGMYLSYGRDFGAVMGAAAVQLPAVWLLGGVAVLLYGAAPKAAVAAWGVAGLSLAIGWIGPALDLPRAVLDLSPFGHLPKLPGADMAWPPVLVLLAGAALLVAAGLAGLRRRDLVTG from the coding sequence ATGCTGCCCGTGTGGGTACTCGTCCTCGGCACCATGGTCGTCAGCGGGGCCGGCTCGATCGAGGCCCTCTACGGCACGGCCGCCGAGCGCGCCGAGGTCGCCGCGTCGATGACCGCCAACAGCTCCCTGCGGTCGATGTACGGCCCGGTGTTCGGCGACTCGACGGGCGCGCTCGTCGCCTGGCGGTTCGGGGTGTTCGCGGCGGTCCTCGCGGCGGTGATGAGCCTGGTCGTCGTCGTCCGGCACACCCGCGAGGAGGAGGAGACCGGCCGCCAGGAACTGCTGTCGGCCGCCATGGTCGGGCGGCGGGCCCCGCTGACCGCCGCCCTGCTCGCCGCGCTCGTGGGCAACACCGCCCTCGCCCTCGTCATCACCGCGGGGCTGGCCGGGCGGGGCGCCGGCAGCGCCCTCGCGCTGGGCCTCGCGGTCGGGCTGACCGGCATGGTCTTCGCCACGACGGCGGCGATCACCGCGCAGCTCACGGAGGGCGCCCGGCTCGCGAAGGGCCTCGCGGCGGCCGTGCTGGGCGCCGCCTTCGTGCTGCGCGCGGCGGGTGACGCGGGCAGCGCCGACGGCGGGTCGGTCCTCACCTGGCTGTCGCCGGTCGGCTGGGCGGAGAACGTCCGGGCGTTCGCCGGGGACCGCTGGTGGGTGCTGCTGCTGCCGGTCGCCGCGGTCCTGGTCCAGGGCGCCGCCGCGTACGGGCTGACCGGGCGCCGCGACATCGGCATGAGCTTCCTGCCCTCCCGGCCCGGCCCCGCCGAGGGGCGGCTCGCCACGGCGGGCGCCCTGGCGTGGCGGCTCCAGCGTGGCGGGCTCGCCGGGTGGACGGTCGGCTTCCTCGTCGCCGGACTCGTCTTCGGCGGGATGGTCGAGGGCGCCGCCGACCTCGTCGGGGACAACGAGCAGGCACGGGCGATCTTCCAGCGGATGGGCGGCGCGCAGGCCGTGAGCGACGCCTTCCTCGCCGCGCTCCTCGGGATGTTCGGGATGGTCGCGTCGCTGTACGCGGTCGGGTCGGTGCTGCGGCTGCACGGCGAGGAGACCTCGCAGCGCGCCGAACCGGTGCTCGCGGGTGCGGTCGGGCGGCTGCGCTGGGCCGCCGGGCACCTGGTGGTCGCGTTCGCCGGTGCGGTCGTGCTGCTGTTCGCGGCCGGGCTCGGGATGTACCTCTCGTACGGGCGGGACTTCGGCGCCGTGATGGGCGCGGCGGCCGTCCAGCTGCCGGCGGTGTGGCTGCTGGGCGGGGTGGCGGTGCTGCTGTACGGCGCCGCGCCGAAGGCGGCCGTCGCGGCGTGGGGCGTGGCCGGGCTGTCGCTCGCGATCGGCTGGATCGGACCGGCGCTGGACCTGCCGCGGGCCGTGCTCGACCTGTCACCGTTCGGGCACCTGCCGAAGCTGCCGGGCGCCGACATGGCGTGGCCGCCGGTGCTGGTCCTGCTGGCCGGGGCGGCGCTGCTGGTCGCGGCGGGGCTCGCGGGGCTGCGGCGCCGGGATCTCGTCACGGGGTGA
- a CDS encoding ABC transporter ATP-binding protein encodes MTNAISVAGLHKSFGRTHALAGLDLTVAPGEVHGFLGPNGSGKSTTIRVLLGLLRADSGTARLLGRDPWQDAVELHRRVAYVPGDVTLWRNLSGGEVIDLYGRLRGGLDRARRAELVERFELDPTKKGRTYSKGNRQKVALVAAFASDVDVLVLDEPTSGLDPLMEGVFQRCVREERDRGRTVLLSSHILSEVESLCDRVSIIRKGRTVESGSLAELRHLTRTSVEAELAAPPNGLADLPGVHDVRAEGTRVRLQVDTDRLGPVLRALTDAGVRTLTSTPPTLEELFLRHYGNDADEAVTR; translated from the coding sequence ATGACGAACGCCATCAGCGTCGCCGGACTGCACAAGTCCTTCGGGCGCACCCACGCGCTCGCCGGCCTCGACCTGACCGTCGCGCCCGGTGAGGTACACGGCTTCCTCGGGCCCAACGGCTCCGGCAAGTCGACGACCATCCGCGTCCTCCTCGGGCTGCTCCGCGCCGACTCGGGCACCGCCCGGCTCCTCGGCCGCGACCCGTGGCAGGACGCCGTCGAGCTGCACCGCCGCGTGGCGTACGTCCCCGGCGACGTGACGCTCTGGCGGAACCTCTCCGGCGGCGAGGTGATCGACCTGTACGGCAGGCTCCGCGGCGGACTGGACCGGGCGCGCCGCGCCGAGCTGGTCGAGCGGTTCGAGCTGGACCCGACGAAGAAGGGCCGCACGTACTCCAAGGGCAACCGCCAGAAGGTGGCCCTCGTCGCCGCCTTCGCCTCCGACGTGGACGTGCTGGTCCTCGACGAGCCGACCAGCGGCCTCGACCCGCTGATGGAGGGCGTCTTCCAGCGGTGCGTGCGCGAGGAGCGCGACCGGGGCCGCACCGTCCTGCTGTCGTCGCACATCCTCAGCGAGGTGGAGAGCCTCTGCGACCGGGTGAGCATCATCCGCAAGGGCCGCACCGTCGAGTCCGGCTCCCTCGCCGAGCTGCGCCACCTGACCCGCACCAGCGTCGAGGCCGAGCTGGCCGCCCCGCCGAACGGCCTCGCGGACCTGCCGGGCGTCCACGACGTGCGCGCCGAGGGCACCCGCGTACGGCTCCAGGTCGACACCGACCGGCTCGGCCCGGTCCTGCGCGCCCTCACCGACGCCGGGGTGCGGACGCTGACCAGCACCCCGCCCACCCTGGAGGAGCTGTTCCTGCGCCACTACGGGAACGACGCGGACGAGGCGGTGACCCGGTGA
- a CDS encoding GbsR/MarR family transcriptional regulator, with product MGTDERLAERPERDEEAVSRFVERFAGELTQAGMQRMAARVFAALLVSDKAALTAAELGEQLRISPAAVSGAVRYLTQVNMIGRERDPGSRRERYVLHEGGWYEVFTRRDEVLLRWRKTLCEGAETLGADTAAGARIAETAEFFRFLHDEMTQIMARWRQRQSAGSPPD from the coding sequence ATGGGGACCGACGAGCGGCTCGCGGAACGGCCGGAGCGCGACGAGGAGGCGGTGAGCCGCTTCGTCGAGCGCTTCGCCGGGGAGCTGACGCAGGCCGGGATGCAGCGGATGGCGGCCAGGGTGTTCGCCGCGCTGCTCGTCTCCGACAAGGCGGCCCTGACCGCCGCCGAACTCGGCGAGCAGCTGAGGATCAGCCCCGCCGCCGTCTCGGGCGCCGTGCGCTACCTGACACAGGTCAACATGATCGGCCGCGAACGCGACCCGGGCTCCCGCCGCGAGCGGTACGTGCTCCACGAGGGCGGGTGGTACGAGGTGTTCACCCGCCGCGACGAGGTCCTCCTCCGCTGGCGGAAGACCCTCTGTGAGGGCGCCGAGACGCTCGGCGCCGACACGGCGGCGGGCGCGCGGATCGCGGAGACGGCGGAGTTCTTCCGGTTCCTCCACGACGAGATGACGCAGATCATGGCCCGGTGGCGACAGCGCCAGTCGGCCGGCTCCCCACCGGACTGA
- a CDS encoding adenylosuccinate synthase, producing MPALVLLGAQWGDEGKGKATDLLGGSVDYVVRYQGGNNAGHTVVVGDQKYALHLLPSGILSPGCTPVIGNGVVVDPAVLLSELSGLNDRGVDTSKLLISGNAHLITPYNVTLDKVTERFLGKRKIGTTGRGIGPTYADKINRVGIRVQDLYDESILAQKVEAALEQKNQLLAKVFNRRAIEADKIVEEMLGYAEQIRPYVADTTLILNDAIDAGKVVLFEGGQGTLLDVDHGTYPFVTSSNPTAGGACTGAGVGPTKISRVIGILKAYTTRVGAGPFPTELFDEDGEALRRIGGERGVTTGRDRRCGWFDAVIARYATRVNGLTDFFLTKLDVLTGWEQIPVCVAYEIDGRRVEELPYSQTDFHHAKPVYEYLPGWSEDISKAKTFSDLPKNAQAYVKALEEMSGAPISAIGVGPGRTETIEINSFL from the coding sequence GTGCCCGCACTTGTGCTGCTCGGTGCTCAGTGGGGTGACGAGGGCAAGGGGAAGGCCACCGATCTCCTCGGTGGATCCGTCGACTACGTGGTGCGTTACCAGGGCGGCAACAACGCCGGTCACACGGTCGTCGTAGGCGACCAGAAGTACGCGCTGCATCTCCTTCCCTCCGGAATCCTCTCCCCGGGATGCACCCCGGTGATCGGGAACGGTGTCGTCGTCGACCCGGCGGTCCTGCTCTCCGAGCTGAGCGGGCTGAACGATCGGGGCGTCGACACCTCGAAGCTCCTGATCAGCGGTAACGCCCACCTGATCACGCCGTACAACGTCACCCTCGACAAGGTGACGGAACGGTTCCTCGGCAAGCGGAAGATCGGCACGACCGGCCGCGGCATCGGCCCGACGTACGCCGACAAGATCAACCGCGTCGGCATCCGCGTCCAGGACCTCTACGACGAGTCGATCCTCGCCCAGAAGGTCGAGGCGGCGCTGGAGCAGAAGAACCAGCTCCTCGCCAAGGTCTTCAACCGCCGCGCGATCGAGGCCGACAAGATCGTCGAGGAGATGCTCGGCTACGCGGAGCAGATCCGGCCCTACGTCGCCGACACGACGCTGATCCTCAACGACGCCATCGACGCCGGCAAGGTCGTCCTCTTCGAGGGCGGCCAGGGCACGCTGCTCGACGTCGACCACGGCACGTACCCCTTCGTCACCTCCAGCAACCCGACCGCCGGCGGTGCCTGCACCGGCGCGGGCGTCGGCCCGACGAAGATCAGCCGGGTCATCGGCATCCTCAAGGCGTACACGACCCGCGTCGGCGCCGGCCCGTTCCCGACGGAGCTGTTCGACGAGGACGGCGAGGCGCTGCGCCGCATCGGCGGCGAGCGCGGCGTCACCACCGGCCGCGACCGCCGCTGCGGCTGGTTCGACGCGGTCATCGCCCGGTACGCCACCCGTGTGAACGGCCTGACGGACTTCTTCCTCACCAAGCTGGACGTCCTGACCGGCTGGGAGCAGATCCCCGTCTGCGTCGCGTACGAGATCGACGGCCGGCGCGTCGAGGAGCTGCCCTACTCGCAGACCGACTTCCACCACGCGAAGCCCGTCTACGAGTACCTGCCGGGTTGGTCCGAGGACATCTCCAAGGCCAAGACCTTCTCCGACCTGCCGAAGAACGCGCAGGCCTACGTGAAGGCGCTGGAGGAGATGTCGGGCGCCCCGATCTCCGCCATCGGCGTCGGCCCCGGCCGCACCGAGACGATCGAGATCAACTCCTTCCTGTAG
- a CDS encoding protein kinase family protein — MDPLTPDDPAAIGPFRLLGRLGTGGMGSVYLARSAGGRTVAVKVVHPELAAQEEFRRRFTREVAALERVGGAGTAPVLGSGAAAEAPLPEVSHGEAPRTEWCGGLRRAARACRAHRACRAHRACRAYRKELISIVSVRPGPTPMAEIGAPDISSSAFT, encoded by the coding sequence GTGGATCCGCTGACGCCCGACGACCCCGCCGCGATCGGCCCGTTCCGCCTCCTCGGCCGGCTGGGCACCGGCGGCATGGGCAGCGTGTACCTCGCCCGGTCAGCGGGCGGCCGTACCGTCGCCGTCAAGGTCGTCCACCCGGAGCTCGCGGCCCAGGAGGAGTTCCGGCGCCGCTTCACCCGCGAGGTGGCCGCGCTGGAACGGGTCGGCGGCGCCGGCACCGCCCCGGTGCTCGGCTCCGGCGCCGCCGCCGAGGCCCCCCTCCCGGAAGTGAGCCACGGCGAAGCCCCCCGCACCGAGTGGTGCGGGGGGCTTCGCCGTGCGGCCAGGGCCTGCCGGGCCCACCGGGCCTGCCGGGCCCACCGGGCCTGCCGGGCCTACAGGAAGGAGTTGATCTCGATCGTCTCGGTGCGGCCGGGGCCGACGCCGATGGCGGAGATCGGGGCGCCCGACATCTCCTCCAGCGCCTTCACGTAG
- a CDS encoding glycoside hydrolase family 19 protein, whose amino-acid sequence MSRRLGALLAAFATAIGLTALLPAPSASAADCAAPWSATSVYVGGNTASYGGHNWQAKWWTQNERPGAVAVWADQGACGSGAPDPGPTDPAPSGFVVSEAQFHQMFPNRNPFYTYSGLKAALGAYPAFATTGGATVSRQEAAAFLANVSHETGGLVHIVEQNTANYPHYCDRNQPYGCPAGQAAYYGRGPIQLSWNFNYKAAGDALGIDLLNNPHRVERESAVAWKTALWYWNTQNGPGTMTGHNAMVTGAGFGQTIRSINGALECDGRNPAQVQSRVSKYQQFTQILGVAPGANLYC is encoded by the coding sequence GTGTCACGACGCCTCGGTGCCCTGCTGGCCGCCTTCGCCACGGCGATAGGTCTGACGGCCCTCCTCCCCGCCCCCTCCGCATCGGCGGCCGACTGCGCGGCGCCCTGGAGCGCGACCTCCGTGTACGTGGGCGGCAACACGGCCTCGTACGGCGGCCACAACTGGCAGGCCAAGTGGTGGACCCAGAACGAGCGTCCGGGCGCGGTCGCCGTCTGGGCCGACCAGGGGGCCTGCGGCTCCGGCGCCCCCGATCCGGGTCCGACGGACCCCGCGCCCTCCGGCTTCGTCGTGTCCGAGGCGCAGTTCCACCAGATGTTCCCGAACCGGAACCCCTTCTACACCTACAGCGGCCTGAAGGCGGCGCTCGGCGCCTATCCGGCGTTCGCGACCACCGGCGGCGCCACGGTGAGCCGCCAGGAGGCGGCCGCCTTCCTCGCCAACGTCAGCCACGAGACCGGCGGCCTCGTCCACATCGTGGAGCAGAACACCGCGAACTACCCCCACTACTGCGACCGGAACCAGCCCTACGGCTGTCCCGCCGGCCAGGCCGCGTACTACGGCCGCGGCCCGATCCAGCTCAGCTGGAACTTCAACTACAAGGCGGCCGGTGACGCCCTCGGCATCGACCTGCTCAACAACCCCCACCGCGTCGAGCGCGAGTCCGCGGTCGCCTGGAAGACCGCCCTCTGGTACTGGAACACCCAGAACGGCCCCGGCACCATGACCGGCCACAACGCCATGGTGACCGGTGCCGGCTTCGGTCAGACCATCCGCTCCATCAACGGCGCCCTGGAGTGCGACGGGCGCAACCCGGCGCAGGTCCAGAGCCGGGTGAGCAAGTACCAGCAGTTCACCCAGATCCTCGGCGTCGCGCCGGGCGCCAACCTGTACTGCTGA
- a CDS encoding alpha/beta fold hydrolase: MHQHHVDVAPGIRLWVEERGSAAAPPLLLIMGAQASGLGWPDELVDALAEHHRVIRYDHRDTGRSSWAYEERPYAITDLADDALAVLDALDVRRAHVVGMSLGGMLAQLLLADHPDRLLSATLIGTSTLSTAPYVHPDGTTTPPEELPGIDPRILDMWANRPTDLDPGQELEWRTEHWRMLNGDGIPFDAEAARAMERRITEHTGHTRISMAHGRADHSGMLRTDELARNEVPTLVVSGPAEPVFPPPHAEHLAQVIRGASLVEVPGMGHALPRQVLEPLARAILAHTGA; the protein is encoded by the coding sequence ATGCACCAGCACCACGTCGACGTCGCGCCCGGCATCCGCCTGTGGGTGGAGGAGCGGGGCTCCGCGGCCGCCCCGCCACTGCTGCTGATCATGGGCGCGCAGGCGTCGGGCCTCGGCTGGCCCGACGAACTGGTGGACGCGCTCGCCGAGCACCACCGGGTGATCCGCTACGACCACCGCGACACCGGCAGGTCGTCCTGGGCGTACGAGGAGCGGCCCTACGCCATCACCGACCTCGCCGACGACGCGCTCGCCGTGCTGGACGCGCTCGACGTCCGGCGGGCCCACGTCGTCGGCATGTCCCTGGGCGGCATGCTGGCCCAACTCCTCCTGGCCGACCACCCCGACCGGCTGCTCAGCGCCACGCTCATCGGCACCAGCACGCTCAGCACCGCGCCGTACGTCCACCCGGACGGCACCACCACGCCGCCCGAGGAGCTGCCGGGCATCGACCCGAGGATCCTCGACATGTGGGCGAACCGCCCCACGGACCTGGACCCGGGACAGGAGCTGGAGTGGCGGACCGAGCACTGGCGGATGCTGAACGGCGACGGGATCCCGTTCGACGCCGAGGCGGCCCGCGCCATGGAGCGCAGGATCACCGAGCACACCGGTCACACCCGGATCAGCATGGCGCACGGCCGCGCGGACCACTCGGGCATGCTGCGCACCGACGAGCTGGCGCGGAACGAGGTGCCGACCCTCGTCGTCTCCGGCCCAGCCGAGCCGGTCTTCCCGCCGCCGCACGCCGAGCACCTGGCGCAGGTGATCCGGGGCGCGTCGCTGGTGGAGGTCCCCGGCATGGGGCACGCGCTGCCGCGCCAGGTCCTGGAGCCGCTGGCCAGGGCGATCCTCGCGCACACGGGGGCGTGA
- a CDS encoding GNAT family N-acetyltransferase: MSELRCERVKGGSGAEDWRQVHNEIIPTHLLSPQDVRERAGRHHLEVAYLGDAVVGCSTVRPPTAERPDTATVIARILPPYRRRGYGGELYARGVAVAREAGAVTLETAVPASNDDGLRFALGHGFTEVERYLLDGDTIPWIDLRLG, translated from the coding sequence ATGAGCGAACTGCGTTGCGAGCGGGTGAAGGGCGGATCGGGCGCCGAGGACTGGCGGCAGGTCCACAACGAGATCATTCCGACGCACCTCCTGTCCCCGCAGGACGTCCGCGAGCGCGCCGGGCGCCACCACCTGGAGGTCGCGTACCTCGGCGACGCCGTCGTCGGGTGCAGCACCGTACGGCCGCCGACGGCCGAGCGGCCGGACACGGCGACGGTGATCGCCCGCATCCTCCCGCCGTACCGGCGCCGGGGGTACGGCGGGGAGCTGTACGCGCGCGGGGTGGCGGTGGCCCGGGAGGCGGGGGCGGTGACGCTGGAGACGGCGGTGCCGGCGTCCAACGACGACGGTCTGCGCTTCGCCCTGGGGCACGGCTTCACCGAGGTCGAGCGGTACCTGCTGGACGGCGACACCATCCCCTGGATCGACCTGCGGCTGGGCTGA
- a CDS encoding TetR/AcrR family transcriptional regulator, with protein MQTAPATSATPGTRDRIVTTAARLIQRQGYVGTGIKQIAGEARATLGSVYHFFPGGKEAVAVEALRHSGAEFARFLRETLAREDDAAAAVEACAVRLAEELRASGWVDGCPVTAAALETLGTDTDTGIQQACADALRGWEALVAEKLLTCGFTADDARELATTVIGALEGAEVTAQVTRSEEPLRVTGRHLARLLRSYA; from the coding sequence ATGCAGACCGCCCCCGCCACCTCCGCCACCCCCGGCACCCGCGACCGGATCGTCACCACCGCGGCACGCCTCATCCAGCGCCAGGGGTACGTCGGTACGGGCATCAAGCAGATCGCCGGGGAGGCGCGGGCGACCCTCGGCTCCGTCTACCACTTCTTCCCCGGCGGCAAGGAGGCCGTGGCCGTGGAGGCCCTGCGGCACAGCGGCGCGGAGTTCGCCCGCTTCCTGCGCGAGACGCTGGCCCGCGAGGACGACGCGGCGGCCGCGGTGGAGGCGTGCGCGGTGCGACTCGCGGAGGAACTGCGGGCGTCGGGGTGGGTCGACGGGTGCCCGGTCACCGCGGCGGCCCTGGAGACGCTCGGCACGGACACGGACACGGGCATCCAGCAGGCGTGCGCGGACGCTCTGCGCGGCTGGGAGGCACTGGTCGCAGAGAAGCTGCTGACCTGCGGCTTCACGGCGGACGACGCGCGCGAGCTGGCGACGACCGTCATCGGGGCCCTGGAGGGCGCCGAGGTGACCGCCCAGGTCACCCGCAGCGAGGAGCCGCTGCGCGTGACGGGCCGCCACCTCGCCCGCCTGCTGCGCTCGTACGCCTGA